The proteins below are encoded in one region of Balaenoptera acutorostrata chromosome 11, mBalAcu1.1, whole genome shotgun sequence:
- the KRT78 gene encoding keratin, type II cytoskeletal 78 — MSLSPCRAQRGFSARSACSARSGGRGRVNVSSRSLSSFVGCQGGSRGRAWGSRGRLGVRYGEGIGGPGLSPCPPGDIQEVAINWNLLTPLKIEIDPQFQVVQTQETQQIRTLNNQFASFIDKVRFLEQQNKVLETKWDLLQQQELSDSPQALHSFFEAYLVQLRKQLEQLQRERGSLDAELKSCQDQQEEYKTKYEREAHKCATLEKDFVVLKKDVDGVLSSKMELEGMVEALKEYICFLRHLYEEGLGQLQTQARDMSVVLSMENNRRLDCRDLIAEVCARYEEIARTSKAEAEMLYQTKYRELQVSAQLHEDQMKGTKVQITQLQQVIQKLQSQTENLKKQNANLQAAIAHAEHRGELALKDAQAKLAELEAALRTSKQDMARQLREYQELMSSKLSLDVEIATYCRLLEGEECRMSGECASQVTISVGEGSTIVSAGAGGGLVGTCGLGGGNGSFGSGCSSIVTGDSNVILGSGQGPFLGSCAVSGSGSSSTCHTILKKTVESSLKTSITY; from the exons atgtctctctctccctgccgGGCCCAGAGGGGCTTCAGTGCTCGCTCAGCCTGTTCTGCTCGCTCGGGGGGCCGAGGCAGGGTCAACGTCAGCAGCAGGAGCCTCAGTTCCTTTGTGGGGTGCCAAGGAGGCTCTCGTGGGAGGGCCTGGGGTTCAAGGGGAAGGCTAGGGGTGCGGTATGGGGAGGGGATTGGTGGGCCTGGGCTTTCCCCGTGCCCTCCGGGAGACATCCAGGAAGTGGCCATCAACTGGAATCTGCTGACCCCACTGAAGATTGAGATCGACCCCCAGTTCCAGGTGGTTCAGACTCAGGAGACCCAACAGATCAGAACCCTCAACAACCAGTTTGCTTCTTTCATTGACAAG GTGCGGTTCCTGGAGCAGCAGAACAAGGTCCTGGAGACCAAGTGGGACTTGCTGCAGCAGCAGGAGTTGAGTGACAGTCCCCAGGCCCTGCATTCTTTCTTCGAGGCCTATCTGGTCCAGCTCAGGAAGCAGCTGGAGCAGCTGCAGAGAGAACGAGGGTCTCTGGACGCCGAGCTGAAGTCCTGCCAGGACCAGCAGGAGGAGTATAAAACCAA GTATGAGCGGGAGGCCCACAAGTGCGCCACACTGGAGAAAGACTTCGTGGTCCTCAAAAAG GATGTGGATGGGGTTCTCTCGAGCAAGATGGAGTTGGAAGGCATGGTGGAGGCTCTGAAAGAGTACATCTGCTTCTTGAGGCATCTGTATGAAGAA GGGCTGGGCCAGCTGCAGACCCAGGCCAGAGACATGTCTGTGGTGTTGTCCATGGAAAACAACCGCCGCCTGGACTGCAGAGACCTCATCGCTGAGGTCTGTGCCCGGTACGAGGAGATCGCCCGGACCAGCAAAGCCGAGGCCGAGATGCTGTACCAGACCAAG TACCGGGAGCTTCAGGTGTCTGCCCAGCTTCATGAGGACCAAATGAAGGGGACCAAAGTCCAGATCACTCAGCTGCAGCAGGTGATTCAGAAGCTGCAGAGTCAGACAGAGAACCTCAAAAAGCAG AATGCCAACCTGCAGGCTGCCATCGCCCATGCCGAGCATCGTGGGGAGCTGGCCCTCAAGGATGCTCAGGCCAAGCTGGCCGAGCTGGAGGCCGCTCTGAGAACCTCCAAGCAGGACATGGCGCGGCAGCTGCGCGAATACCAGGAGCTGATGAGCTCGAAGCTCTCCTTGGATGTGGAGATTGCCACCTACTGCAGGCTGCTGGAGGGCGAGGAGTGCAG GATGTCTGGGGAGTGTGCCAGTCAGGTCACTATCT CCGTTGGGGAAGGCAGCACCATCGTGTCTGCAGGAGCAGGTGGTGGCCTGGTGGGCACTTGTGGACTCGGAGGCGGGAATGGCAGCTTTGGGTCCGGCTGCTCCAGCATTGTGACCGGTGACTCCAACGTCATCCTGGGCTCTGGGCAGGGCCCCTTTCTGGGCTCTTGCGCTGTGTCCGGCTCTGGCTCCAGCTCCACCTGCCACACCATCCTGAAAAAGACGGTCGAGTCAAGTCTGAAGACGTCCATCACATACTGA